One genomic region from Sulfurimonas sp. encodes:
- a CDS encoding helix-turn-helix domain-containing protein: protein MKNNIEKLQDEIIYFRAKDLASYLSINKSSVWKMAKDGLITPIKLTEKVTIFSKIEIDQLIKDRNN from the coding sequence ATGAAAAATAATATTGAAAAACTTCAGGATGAGATTATCTATTTTCGAGCTAAGGATTTAGCTAGTTATTTATCCATAAATAAGTCAAGTGTCTGGAAAATGGCTAAGGATGGACTTATAACACCTATTAAGCTTACTGAAAAAGTTACAATTTTTTCAAAAATAGAAATAGACCAACTCATTAAAGATAGAAATAACTAG
- a CDS encoding tyrosine-type recombinase/integrase yields the protein MARTTTPLTDTKIKTTKPKDKDYKLSDGGGLYLLVTKAGGKHWKLKYRFDNKEQKLSLGAYPSVSLSKARELREKYKTEIANSINPSEIIKNKKVSQEQEELKNHYTFKKIALERLAKIEDDISESHYKRSYRGLANDVFPYIGDKPIDDVLAKDIISILQIMMKRNIRNSAKQVYHSISKTFKWAVANAKAQRNPAMDIDLVEIIGKSKENHYPTITDDNGIKNLLLSIDDYNGEYSTKQALMMMAYTFVRSINIRLALWSEIDFEAKLWTIPAKKMKTKNEFIIPLTDTVITLLKDMHLYSSDSLYIFPSVKSKTTPMSDGALLGAIRRMGYTKDEFTPHGFRAMFSTIAHQKSGFKSEIIETQLAHSVGSTVSQAYNRAKYLDERTKLMQWWSDYLDKV from the coding sequence ATGGCACGAACTACAACACCACTAACTGACACAAAAATTAAAACAACAAAACCTAAAGATAAAGACTACAAGCTATCCGATGGTGGTGGTCTATACCTCTTAGTCACAAAAGCAGGTGGTAAGCATTGGAAACTAAAATATCGCTTTGATAATAAAGAACAAAAATTATCTTTAGGGGCTTATCCAAGTGTGTCCCTATCAAAAGCTAGAGAACTAAGAGAAAAATATAAAACAGAAATTGCAAATAGTATTAATCCTAGTGAAATAATAAAAAATAAAAAAGTATCCCAAGAGCAAGAAGAATTAAAAAATCACTACACATTTAAAAAAATAGCTTTAGAGAGACTGGCTAAAATTGAAGATGACATTAGTGAAAGCCATTACAAAAGAAGCTATAGAGGTTTAGCAAATGATGTATTTCCTTATATAGGAGATAAACCAATAGATGATGTTTTAGCAAAAGATATAATAAGCATTTTACAGATAATGATGAAGAGAAATATCAGAAACAGTGCAAAGCAAGTTTATCACTCAATCAGCAAAACTTTTAAATGGGCTGTTGCAAATGCTAAAGCACAACGAAATCCCGCAATGGATATTGACTTGGTAGAGATTATTGGAAAATCAAAAGAAAATCATTATCCAACTATCACAGATGACAATGGCATTAAAAACTTATTACTTTCTATTGATGATTATAATGGAGAGTACTCTACAAAACAAGCCCTTATGATGATGGCTTATACTTTTGTACGGTCTATAAATATTCGTTTGGCTTTATGGAGTGAGATAGATTTTGAAGCTAAACTATGGACAATACCTGCTAAGAAAATGAAAACTAAAAATGAGTTCATAATTCCACTTACTGATACAGTGATTACATTACTAAAAGATATGCACTTATACTCAAGCGATAGTCTTTATATTTTTCCAAGTGTAAAGAGCAAGACAACACCAATGAGCGATGGAGCATTACTTGGAGCCATCCGAAGAATGGGATATACAAAAGATGAGTTCACTCCTCATGGTTTTAGAGCTATGTTTTCAACTATCGCACATCAAAAAAGTGGTTTTAAATCTGAAATTATTGAAACGCAACTTGCACATAGTGTAGGGAGTACTGTTAGCCAAGCTTATAATAGAGCTAAGTATCTTGATGAACGAACAAAACTCATGCAATGGTGGAGTGATTATCTTGATAAAGTTTAA